One part of the Phacochoerus africanus isolate WHEZ1 chromosome 7, ROS_Pafr_v1, whole genome shotgun sequence genome encodes these proteins:
- the TAB1 gene encoding TGF-beta-activated kinase 1 and MAP3K7-binding protein 1 isoform X1, with product MAAQRRSLLQSEQQPSWTDDLPLCHLSGVGSASNRSYSADGKGTESHPPEDNWLKFRSENNCFLYGVFNGYDGNRVTNFVAQRLSAELLLGQLSAEHTEADVRRVLLQAFDVVERSFLESIDDALAEKASLQSQLPEGVPQHQLPPQYQKILERLKTLEREVSGGAMAVVAVLLSNRLYVANVGTNRALLCKSTVDGLQVTQLNMDHTTENEDELFRLSQLGLDAGKLKQVGVICGQESTRRIGDYKVKYGYTDIDLLSAAKSKPIIAEPEIHGAQPLDGVTGFLVLMSEGLYKALEAAHGPGQANQEIAAMIDTEFAKQTSLDAVAQAVVDRVKRIHSDTFASGGERAKFCPRHEDMTLLVRNFGYPLGELSQPTPAPAPAAGGRVYPVSVPYSSAQSTSKTSVTLSLVMPSQGQLVNGAHSASTLDEATPTLTNQSPTLTLQSTNTHTQSSSSSSDGGLFRSRPTHSLPPGEDGRVEPYVDFAEFYRLWSVDHGEQSVATAP from the exons ATGGCGGCGCAGAGGAGGAGTCTGCTGCAGAGT GAGCAGCAGCCGAGCTGGACGGATGACCTGCCGCTCTGCCACCTCTCTGGGGTTGGTTCAGCCTCCAACCGCAGCTATTCTGCTGATGGCAAGGGCACCGAGAGCCACCCACCGGAGGACAACTGGCTCAAGTTCAG GAGTGAGAACAACTGCTTCCTGTACGGAGTCTTCAACGGCTACGATGGCAACCGGGTGACCAACTTCGTGGCCCAGCGGCTGTCCGCGGAGCTCCTGCTGGGCCAGCTCAGCGCCGAGCACACTGAGGCCGACGTGCGGCGGGTGCTGCTGCAG GCCTTCGACGTGGTGGAGAGGAGCTTCCTGGAGTCCATTGATGATGCCTTGGCCGAGAAAGCGAGCCTCCAGTCCCAGCTGCCTGAG GGTGTTCCTCAGCACCAGCTGCCTCCCCAGTATCAGAAGATCCTTGAAAGACTCAAGACGTTGGAGCGGGAGGTTTCGGGAGGAGCCATGGCCGTCGTGGCGGTCCTTCTCAGCAACAGGCTCTACGTGGCCAATGTCG GTACGAACCGGGCGCTTTTATGCAAATCCACGGTGGATGGTCTGCAGGTGACGCAGCTGAATATGGACCACACCACCGAGAACGAGGATGAGCTCTTCCGACTCTCGCAGCTGG GTTTGGACGCCGGGAAGCTCAAGCAGGTGGGGGTCATCTGTGGGCAGGAGAGCACCAGGCGGATTGGGGATTACAAGGTCAAGTACGGCTACACCGACATCGACCTACTCAG CGCTGCCAAGTCCAAGCCGATCATCGCAGAGCCGGAAATCCACGGTGCACAGCCCCTGGACGGGGTGACCGGCTTCCTGGTGCTGATGTCCGAGGGGCTATACAAGGCCTTGGAGGCAGCCCACGGGCCTGGGCAGGCCAACCAG GAGATCGCAGCCATGATCGACACAGAGTTTGCCAAGCAGACCTCCCTGGATGCGGTGGCCCAGGCCGTGGTGGACCGGGTGAAGCGGATCCACAGTGACACCTTCGCCAGTGGCGGGGAGCGTGCCAAGTTCTGCCCAAGGCACGAGGACATGACCCTGCTGGTGCGGAACTTCGGCTACCCTCTGGGCGAGCTGAGCCAGCCCACACCGGCCCCCGCCCCAG CCGCAGGAGGACGCGTGTACCCCGTGTCCGTGCCGTACTCGAGCGCCCAGAGCACCAGCAAGACCAGCGTGACCCTGTCCCTTGTCATGCCCTCCCAGGGCCAGCTGGTCAACGGGGCCCACAGTGCTTCCACCCTGGACGAAGCCACGCCCACCCTCACCAA CCAGAGCCCGACCCTGACCCTGCAGTCCACCAACACCCACACCCagagcagcagctccagctccgacgGGGGCCTCTTTCGCTCCCGGCCCACCCACTCGCTCCCGCCCGGCGAGGATGGCCGCGTGGAGCCCTACGTGGACTTCGCGGAGTTCTACCGCCTGTGGAGCGTGGACCACGGCGAGCAGAGTGTGGCGACGGCGCCGTAG
- the TAB1 gene encoding TGF-beta-activated kinase 1 and MAP3K7-binding protein 1 isoform X2 produces MNSVAKHVPLEQQPSWTDDLPLCHLSGVGSASNRSYSADGKGTESHPPEDNWLKFRSENNCFLYGVFNGYDGNRVTNFVAQRLSAELLLGQLSAEHTEADVRRVLLQAFDVVERSFLESIDDALAEKASLQSQLPEGVPQHQLPPQYQKILERLKTLEREVSGGAMAVVAVLLSNRLYVANVGTNRALLCKSTVDGLQVTQLNMDHTTENEDELFRLSQLGLDAGKLKQVGVICGQESTRRIGDYKVKYGYTDIDLLSAAKSKPIIAEPEIHGAQPLDGVTGFLVLMSEGLYKALEAAHGPGQANQEIAAMIDTEFAKQTSLDAVAQAVVDRVKRIHSDTFASGGERAKFCPRHEDMTLLVRNFGYPLGELSQPTPAPAPAAGGRVYPVSVPYSSAQSTSKTSVTLSLVMPSQGQLVNGAHSASTLDEATPTLTNQSPTLTLQSTNTHTQSSSSSSDGGLFRSRPTHSLPPGEDGRVEPYVDFAEFYRLWSVDHGEQSVATAP; encoded by the exons ATGAATAGTGTCGCCAAGCACGTACCACTG GAGCAGCAGCCGAGCTGGACGGATGACCTGCCGCTCTGCCACCTCTCTGGGGTTGGTTCAGCCTCCAACCGCAGCTATTCTGCTGATGGCAAGGGCACCGAGAGCCACCCACCGGAGGACAACTGGCTCAAGTTCAG GAGTGAGAACAACTGCTTCCTGTACGGAGTCTTCAACGGCTACGATGGCAACCGGGTGACCAACTTCGTGGCCCAGCGGCTGTCCGCGGAGCTCCTGCTGGGCCAGCTCAGCGCCGAGCACACTGAGGCCGACGTGCGGCGGGTGCTGCTGCAG GCCTTCGACGTGGTGGAGAGGAGCTTCCTGGAGTCCATTGATGATGCCTTGGCCGAGAAAGCGAGCCTCCAGTCCCAGCTGCCTGAG GGTGTTCCTCAGCACCAGCTGCCTCCCCAGTATCAGAAGATCCTTGAAAGACTCAAGACGTTGGAGCGGGAGGTTTCGGGAGGAGCCATGGCCGTCGTGGCGGTCCTTCTCAGCAACAGGCTCTACGTGGCCAATGTCG GTACGAACCGGGCGCTTTTATGCAAATCCACGGTGGATGGTCTGCAGGTGACGCAGCTGAATATGGACCACACCACCGAGAACGAGGATGAGCTCTTCCGACTCTCGCAGCTGG GTTTGGACGCCGGGAAGCTCAAGCAGGTGGGGGTCATCTGTGGGCAGGAGAGCACCAGGCGGATTGGGGATTACAAGGTCAAGTACGGCTACACCGACATCGACCTACTCAG CGCTGCCAAGTCCAAGCCGATCATCGCAGAGCCGGAAATCCACGGTGCACAGCCCCTGGACGGGGTGACCGGCTTCCTGGTGCTGATGTCCGAGGGGCTATACAAGGCCTTGGAGGCAGCCCACGGGCCTGGGCAGGCCAACCAG GAGATCGCAGCCATGATCGACACAGAGTTTGCCAAGCAGACCTCCCTGGATGCGGTGGCCCAGGCCGTGGTGGACCGGGTGAAGCGGATCCACAGTGACACCTTCGCCAGTGGCGGGGAGCGTGCCAAGTTCTGCCCAAGGCACGAGGACATGACCCTGCTGGTGCGGAACTTCGGCTACCCTCTGGGCGAGCTGAGCCAGCCCACACCGGCCCCCGCCCCAG CCGCAGGAGGACGCGTGTACCCCGTGTCCGTGCCGTACTCGAGCGCCCAGAGCACCAGCAAGACCAGCGTGACCCTGTCCCTTGTCATGCCCTCCCAGGGCCAGCTGGTCAACGGGGCCCACAGTGCTTCCACCCTGGACGAAGCCACGCCCACCCTCACCAA CCAGAGCCCGACCCTGACCCTGCAGTCCACCAACACCCACACCCagagcagcagctccagctccgacgGGGGCCTCTTTCGCTCCCGGCCCACCCACTCGCTCCCGCCCGGCGAGGATGGCCGCGTGGAGCCCTACGTGGACTTCGCGGAGTTCTACCGCCTGTGGAGCGTGGACCACGGCGAGCAGAGTGTGGCGACGGCGCCGTAG